One stretch of Actinacidiphila sp. DG2A-62 DNA includes these proteins:
- a CDS encoding TIGR03767 family metallophosphoesterase, producing the protein MAWPLAARGATPQAAARPAAPHPAAAHPTGGPVRITHDPVVRRPAPYGLTTLDATARLHGPAGGYRRIAAGPGWPVAVRQELAAAAARRTDRRTPLACFAQLTDLHIADVQHPLRTEFLRAGSPGSWRAQEALSAHGAVALIEQVNALRAGPHTGLPLGFAISTGDNADNNAAIELEWYMTAMSGGPITPNTGDPAAYEGAQNTGLAQFWQVEQALRDVDKQRGLPRLPGYLAAATAPLTSPGLKVPWYSTPGNHDALPAGCLAPEDSWLQAYAVGARKLYTVSDADAARFRAVVVSGADPRSSVLKDVLRANASRARTVTPDPRRRATDPHDFLLAHLDPAHTGAGPVGHGYTEDNLDGDRQYYSFAVAEGVLGISLDTTFRGGHLQGSLDGDQLRWLERTLTAHSAAYYDTDGHRVANPGAADAKILVFSHHHSPSMTVRPDATAEDRARHDGQEVIALLHRFPNVVAWINGHSHVNKITPHPHPAAPARSFWEVNTASHVDYPQHARLFELADNHDGTVSLFTTLVESSAPYRTDFADRSSVGLASLYRELSYNAPGLGAYLADTSSGVKESAAGEARDRNTELLVRIA; encoded by the coding sequence GTGGCCTGGCCGCTGGCCGCGCGCGGCGCCACGCCGCAGGCCGCCGCCCGGCCGGCCGCACCGCATCCCGCCGCCGCCCACCCCACCGGCGGCCCGGTCCGCATCACCCACGACCCGGTGGTCCGGCGGCCCGCGCCGTACGGGCTGACCACGCTCGACGCGACCGCCCGGCTGCACGGCCCGGCCGGCGGCTACCGGCGGATCGCCGCGGGGCCGGGCTGGCCGGTGGCGGTACGCCAGGAGCTGGCCGCCGCGGCCGCTCGCAGGACCGACCGGCGCACCCCGCTGGCCTGCTTCGCGCAGCTCACCGACCTGCACATCGCCGATGTGCAGCACCCGCTGCGCACCGAGTTCCTGCGGGCCGGCTCGCCCGGCTCGTGGCGCGCGCAGGAGGCCCTGTCCGCGCACGGCGCCGTCGCGCTGATCGAGCAGGTGAACGCGCTGCGGGCCGGCCCGCACACCGGGCTGCCGCTCGGCTTCGCCATCTCCACCGGCGACAACGCGGACAACAACGCCGCGATCGAGCTGGAGTGGTACATGACCGCGATGAGCGGCGGCCCGATCACCCCGAACACCGGCGACCCGGCGGCGTACGAGGGCGCGCAGAACACCGGGCTGGCGCAGTTCTGGCAGGTCGAGCAGGCGCTGCGGGACGTCGACAAGCAGCGCGGCCTGCCCCGGCTGCCCGGCTACCTCGCCGCCGCGACCGCCCCGCTGACCAGCCCCGGCCTGAAGGTCCCGTGGTACTCGACGCCCGGCAACCACGACGCGCTGCCGGCCGGCTGCCTCGCCCCGGAGGACTCCTGGCTCCAGGCGTACGCGGTGGGCGCGCGCAAGCTGTACACCGTCTCCGACGCCGACGCGGCCCGCTTCCGCGCGGTGGTGGTCAGCGGCGCGGACCCGCGCAGTTCGGTGCTCAAGGACGTGCTGCGCGCGAACGCCTCGCGGGCCAGGACCGTCACGCCCGACCCGCGCCGCCGCGCCACCGACCCGCACGACTTCCTGCTCGCGCACCTGGACCCCGCGCACACCGGCGCGGGCCCGGTCGGCCACGGCTACACCGAGGACAACCTCGACGGCGACCGGCAGTACTACTCCTTCGCCGTCGCCGAGGGCGTGCTCGGCATCAGCCTGGACACCACCTTCCGCGGCGGCCACCTCCAGGGCTCCCTGGACGGCGACCAACTGCGCTGGCTGGAGCGGACGCTGACCGCGCACAGCGCGGCGTACTACGACACCGACGGCCACCGGGTCGCCAACCCCGGCGCGGCCGACGCGAAGATCCTGGTGTTCAGCCACCACCACAGCCCGAGCATGACGGTACGGCCCGACGCCACCGCGGAGGACAGGGCCCGGCACGACGGCCAGGAGGTCATCGCCCTGCTGCACCGCTTCCCGAACGTGGTGGCGTGGATCAACGGCCACAGCCACGTCAACAAGATCACGCCGCACCCGCACCCCGCGGCGCCCGCGCGGTCCTTCTGGGAGGTCAACACCGCCTCGCACGTGGACTACCCGCAGCACGCCAGGCTCTTCGAGCTTGCCGACAACCACGACGGCACGGTGTCGCTGTTCACCACCCTCGTCGAGTCCTCGGCGCCCTACCGCACCGACTTCGCCGACCGGTCCTCGGTGGGCCTGGCCTCGCTCTACCGCGAACTGTCCTACAACGCCCCTGGCCTGGGCGCCTACCTCGCCGATACGTCGTCCGGGGTCAAGGAGTCGGCGGCCGGCGAGGCCCGCGACCGCAACACCGAACTGCTCGTGCGCATCGCCTGA
- a CDS encoding C40 family peptidase — MASHSRLPLPRITVSRSVQRTAFTLALASAASAPFLAGAAQAEPKMTRAEVQAKVAELYQEAEQATQSYDGTKVRADQAAAELDRLQDELARKTARLESVRDALGGVAAAQYRSGTLDPTLQLALSSSPRDYLERAGLLRQLGARQAAAVDRLTVQQRDVTRTRGQASDKLAALRAAQSQLAARKRAVQDKLDQARALLDRLTPADRAAVRAADDGASSRSGTSPGTSPAAASRAAGRLPLTGVPGSSGSGAPAPSSRAAAAVAFAYRALGLPYVWGATGPSAYDCSGLTQAAWRAAGVALPRTTYTQINAGTRVPRSQLRPGDLVFFYSGISHVGLYIGDGKMIHAPHPGAAVRIAPISEMPFAAATRPA; from the coding sequence ATGGCCTCCCACAGTCGCCTGCCGTTACCGCGGATCACCGTCTCCCGCTCGGTGCAGCGCACCGCGTTCACCCTGGCGCTCGCCTCGGCGGCGTCCGCGCCGTTCCTGGCCGGGGCCGCGCAGGCCGAGCCCAAGATGACCAGGGCCGAGGTGCAGGCGAAGGTCGCCGAGCTGTACCAGGAGGCCGAGCAGGCCACGCAGTCCTACGACGGTACGAAGGTCCGCGCCGACCAGGCCGCCGCCGAGTTGGACCGGTTGCAGGACGAACTGGCCCGCAAGACCGCCCGGTTGGAGTCGGTCCGCGACGCGCTCGGCGGCGTCGCCGCGGCGCAGTACCGCTCCGGGACGCTGGACCCGACGCTGCAACTCGCGCTCAGCTCCTCGCCGCGGGACTATCTGGAACGCGCCGGGCTGCTCCGGCAGTTGGGCGCCCGCCAGGCCGCCGCGGTGGACCGGCTCACCGTGCAGCAGCGGGACGTGACGCGCACCCGCGGGCAAGCGTCGGACAAGCTCGCCGCGCTGCGCGCGGCGCAGTCCCAACTCGCCGCGCGCAAGCGGGCGGTGCAGGACAAGCTCGACCAGGCGCGGGCGCTGCTGGACCGGTTGACGCCGGCCGACCGGGCCGCGGTGCGGGCAGCCGACGACGGCGCGTCCTCACGGTCCGGTACGTCCCCGGGCACGTCGCCGGCCGCCGCGTCCCGGGCCGCCGGCCGCCTGCCGCTGACCGGCGTCCCCGGCTCTTCCGGCTCCGGCGCCCCCGCGCCCTCCTCGCGCGCCGCCGCCGCGGTGGCCTTCGCCTACCGGGCCCTCGGGCTCCCCTACGTCTGGGGCGCGACCGGCCCGAGCGCGTACGACTGCTCCGGCCTGACCCAGGCGGCCTGGCGCGCGGCCGGCGTCGCGCTGCCGCGCACCACGTACACGCAGATCAACGCCGGCACCCGGGTCCCCCGCTCCCAGCTGCGCCCCGGCGACCTGGTGTTCTTCTACTCCGGCATCTCGCACGTGGGCCTCTACATCGGCGACGGCAAGATGATCCACGCCCCGCACCCGGGCGCGGCGGTGCGGATCGCGCCGATCTCCGAGATGCCCTTCGCCGCCGCCACCCGCCCGGCCTGA
- a CDS encoding C40 family peptidase: protein MASHRKPRPRILASAAPRAAVGVTAAALASVTLMSESAHAAPAKPSISEVKKQIDTLNQQAEVATQQYDQAKEKTATARTKANQLLAQVAQKTQKMNETRRVLGQFATAQYRDGGIDQTTQLFLSSNPEQFLEQSHMLDRLSSTQEQALETFKVQQEQANIQRQQATASLDELSRAQSKLAAQKKNVQTKLAAAQKLLNSLTAEQRAKIAAMHPASTSSSSSSSAGVSYTYNGPASGRAAAAIQFALAQRGKPYVSGGTGPNAYDCSGLTQAAYKAAGVGIGRTTWDQVKDGVAVSQSDLRPGDLVFFYSGISHVGIYLGNGEIVHAPHTGATVEIAPMSWMPFAAARRVA, encoded by the coding sequence TTGGCGTCGCACCGCAAGCCGCGTCCCCGAATACTCGCCTCCGCCGCCCCCCGTGCGGCGGTCGGCGTCACGGCGGCGGCACTGGCCTCGGTCACCCTGATGAGCGAGAGCGCGCACGCCGCGCCCGCCAAGCCCTCGATCAGCGAGGTCAAGAAGCAGATCGACACGCTGAACCAGCAGGCCGAGGTGGCCACCCAGCAGTACGACCAGGCCAAGGAGAAGACCGCGACCGCGCGGACCAAGGCCAACCAACTGCTCGCGCAGGTGGCCCAGAAGACCCAGAAGATGAACGAGACCCGGCGGGTGCTGGGCCAGTTCGCCACCGCCCAGTACCGCGACGGCGGGATCGACCAGACCACGCAGCTGTTCCTGTCCAGCAACCCCGAGCAGTTCCTCGAGCAGTCGCACATGCTCGACCGGCTGTCCAGCACGCAGGAGCAGGCGCTGGAGACCTTCAAGGTCCAGCAGGAGCAGGCGAACATCCAGCGGCAGCAGGCCACCGCGAGCCTCGACGAACTGTCTCGCGCGCAGAGCAAGCTGGCCGCCCAGAAGAAGAACGTGCAGACGAAGCTGGCCGCCGCGCAGAAGCTGCTGAACAGCCTCACCGCGGAGCAGCGGGCGAAGATCGCCGCGATGCACCCGGCGAGCACGTCCTCCTCGTCCTCGTCGTCGGCCGGCGTCAGCTATACCTACAACGGCCCGGCCAGCGGGCGCGCCGCCGCCGCGATCCAGTTCGCGCTGGCGCAGCGCGGCAAGCCGTACGTCTCCGGCGGCACCGGCCCCAACGCGTACGACTGCTCGGGCCTGACCCAGGCCGCGTACAAGGCGGCCGGCGTCGGCATCGGCCGCACCACCTGGGACCAGGTCAAGGACGGCGTCGCGGTCTCGCAGTCCGATCTGCGCCCCGGCGACCTGGTGTTCTTCTACTCCGGCATCTCGCACGTGGGCATCTACCTGGGCAACGGCGAGATCGTGCACGCGCCGCACACCGGCGCGACCGTGGAGATCGCGCCGATGAGCTGGATGCCGTTCGCCGCGGCCCGCCGGGTGGCCTGA
- a CDS encoding C40 family peptidase, which produces MATHRKARTALLSTPGPRAAVGITTAALATVTLMTESAGAAPAPGKPAQPTIAQTKAKVDSLTHQAEVATEKYNGAKEQVDQQNAKVNRLLEAAARKTQALNDSRRVLGQIAAAQYRNGGDDSTTRYMLAGDPQSLVDELHLTSVMNKRQRAAVESYRVQQVAATQQRIEAAKSLATLTTQQTRLKAAKADVQTKLGEAQKLLNSLTAQEKARLAALAAKQEAEARKRAQELAAQQKAAAQKAAKAAQSAGSTGSTGSGSAANTSIAQQVIAFARDQLGKPYVWGATGPDSFDCSGLTQAAYKAAGINLPRTTWDQVNVGHRVSVDALQPGDLIFFYSDISHVGLYIGDGQMIHAPHTGTVVKIAPITEMPIYAGVRPY; this is translated from the coding sequence ATGGCGACGCACCGTAAGGCCCGTACCGCTTTGCTGAGCACGCCGGGGCCGCGTGCCGCCGTGGGGATCACCACGGCCGCGCTGGCCACCGTGACGCTGATGACCGAGAGCGCCGGCGCCGCCCCCGCGCCGGGCAAGCCCGCCCAGCCGACCATCGCGCAGACCAAGGCGAAGGTCGACAGCCTCACCCACCAGGCCGAGGTCGCCACCGAGAAGTACAACGGCGCCAAGGAGCAGGTCGACCAGCAGAACGCGAAGGTCAACCGGCTGCTGGAGGCCGCCGCGCGGAAGACGCAGGCGCTGAACGACTCGCGCCGGGTGCTCGGGCAGATCGCCGCCGCGCAGTACCGCAACGGCGGCGACGACTCGACCACCCGCTACATGCTGGCCGGCGACCCGCAGTCGCTGGTCGACGAGCTGCACCTGACCAGCGTGATGAACAAGCGGCAGCGCGCCGCGGTCGAGTCGTACCGGGTGCAGCAGGTCGCCGCGACCCAGCAGCGCATCGAGGCGGCCAAGAGCCTGGCCACGCTGACCACCCAGCAGACCAGGCTGAAGGCCGCCAAGGCGGACGTACAGACCAAGCTCGGCGAGGCGCAGAAGCTGCTCAACAGCCTGACCGCGCAGGAGAAGGCGCGGCTGGCGGCGCTGGCGGCCAAGCAGGAGGCCGAGGCGCGCAAGCGGGCGCAGGAGCTGGCCGCCCAGCAGAAGGCCGCGGCGCAGAAGGCGGCCAAGGCCGCGCAGTCGGCCGGCTCGACGGGCTCGACCGGGTCGGGCAGCGCCGCCAACACCTCGATCGCCCAGCAGGTGATCGCCTTCGCCCGGGACCAGCTCGGCAAGCCGTACGTGTGGGGTGCGACGGGCCCCGACTCCTTCGACTGCTCGGGACTGACCCAGGCCGCGTACAAGGCCGCCGGGATCAACCTGCCGCGCACCACCTGGGACCAGGTGAACGTCGGCCACCGGGTGTCCGTGGACGCTCTGCAGCCGGGCGACCTGATCTTCTTCTACAGCGACATCAGCCACGTCGGGCTCTACATCGGCGACGGCCAGATGATCCACGCGCCGCACACCGGCACCGTGGTCAAGATCGCGCCGATCACGGAAATGCCCATCTACGCCGGGGTTCGCCCGTATTGA
- a CDS encoding M23 family metallopeptidase, producing MNERHASGFSPDYDAYGYDPYSTGAYQTVGTAFADDADAATGTYTAYIPQQHQPQDYGQGYAYTDPYGYAQQPPRQYPEQQAHDPSATQRWDTGGYPAYDPYAYGPTAAPTAVGTGTYYDTGTYHDLTAGFEQTGVQQAHQPLPDWDSGSYPAYGYATGYATGYGYDAGGDTGGYEQVPDLQVPDVPDALDSTGTLDALDALEGLHDLDDPHGAAILNDLADDRDDVPVRHDYASDGFAPGEPTARSRRRKPAKRSALLTVAVPSVAVMGVAAVGAAAVTGVGMAQDSSSTTQADGAATPGATTATTTQLDRQLAGVSRDAGDFATRASRSQERLDLKERQAAAKKAAAAAAARKEALRPKFVLPVTQKGLSAYFGQAGVNWMALHTGIDFPVQVGTPVMAVTDGTVRTQWNSSYGNMAIVTAPDGTETWYCHLSSTKIRSGKVKAGTVIAYSGNTGNTTGPHLHLEVRPDGGAPIDPLPWLLKHGLDPR from the coding sequence GTGAATGAACGTCACGCGTCGGGGTTCTCCCCCGACTACGACGCCTACGGGTACGACCCTTATTCCACCGGGGCGTACCAGACCGTCGGCACCGCCTTCGCCGACGACGCCGACGCGGCGACCGGCACGTACACCGCGTACATCCCGCAGCAGCACCAACCGCAGGACTATGGCCAGGGTTACGCGTACACCGACCCGTACGGCTACGCCCAGCAGCCGCCGCGGCAGTATCCGGAGCAGCAGGCCCACGACCCCTCGGCGACGCAGAGGTGGGACACCGGCGGCTACCCGGCGTACGACCCCTACGCGTACGGCCCGACCGCCGCGCCCACCGCGGTCGGCACCGGCACGTACTACGACACGGGTACGTACCACGACCTGACCGCGGGCTTCGAGCAGACCGGCGTGCAGCAGGCCCACCAACCGCTGCCCGACTGGGATTCCGGCTCCTACCCGGCGTACGGCTACGCCACCGGGTACGCGACCGGCTACGGCTACGACGCCGGCGGCGACACGGGCGGGTACGAGCAGGTGCCCGACCTCCAGGTCCCCGACGTCCCGGACGCTCTGGACAGCACCGGCACCCTGGACGCCCTCGACGCCCTCGAAGGTCTCCACGACCTCGACGACCCGCACGGCGCCGCGATCCTGAACGACCTCGCGGACGACCGCGACGACGTGCCCGTCCGGCACGACTACGCGAGCGACGGCTTCGCCCCCGGCGAGCCCACCGCGCGCAGCCGCCGCCGCAAGCCGGCCAAGCGCTCGGCGCTGCTGACCGTCGCCGTGCCGTCGGTCGCGGTGATGGGCGTCGCGGCGGTCGGCGCGGCCGCGGTGACCGGGGTCGGCATGGCGCAGGACAGCTCCTCCACGACCCAGGCGGACGGCGCCGCGACGCCCGGCGCCACGACCGCGACGACCACCCAGCTGGACCGGCAGCTCGCCGGGGTCAGCCGGGACGCCGGGGACTTCGCCACCCGCGCCAGCCGCTCGCAGGAGCGGCTGGACCTCAAGGAGCGGCAGGCGGCGGCGAAGAAGGCGGCTGCGGCGGCCGCGGCCCGCAAGGAGGCGCTGCGGCCGAAGTTCGTGCTGCCGGTCACGCAGAAGGGCCTGAGCGCGTACTTCGGCCAGGCCGGTGTCAACTGGATGGCGCTGCACACCGGCATCGACTTCCCGGTGCAGGTCGGCACCCCGGTGATGGCGGTGACCGACGGCACGGTCCGCACCCAGTGGAACTCCTCCTACGGCAACATGGCGATCGTCACCGCGCCGGACGGCACCGAGACGTGGTACTGCCATCTGAGCAGCACCAAGATCCGCTCGGGCAAGGTGAAGGCGGGCACGGTCATCGCGTACTCCGGCAACACCGGCAACACCACCGGCCCGCACCTGCACCTGGAGGTCCGCCCGGACGGCGGCGCCCCCATCGACCCGCTGCCCTGGCTGCTCAAGCACGGTCTCGACCCGCGCTGA
- a CDS encoding cobalamin B12-binding domain-containing protein — translation MGVSGPIRVVVAKPGLDGHDRGAKVIARALRDAGMEVIYTGLHQTPEQVVDTAIQEDADAIGLSILSGAHMTLFAKVMELLKERDAEDIKVFGGGIIPEADIPPLKELGVAAIFTPGTSTADVVAWVREHIPHPAQT, via the coding sequence ATGGGAGTGTCCGGTCCGATCCGCGTGGTGGTCGCCAAGCCGGGTCTCGACGGCCATGATCGCGGGGCGAAGGTCATCGCGAGGGCGCTGCGCGACGCGGGCATGGAGGTCATCTACACCGGCCTGCACCAGACGCCCGAGCAGGTGGTGGACACGGCGATCCAGGAGGACGCCGACGCCATCGGCCTGTCCATCCTCTCCGGCGCGCACATGACGCTCTTCGCGAAGGTCATGGAGCTGCTCAAGGAGCGCGACGCGGAGGACATCAAGGTCTTCGGCGGCGGCATCATCCCCGAGGCGGACATCCCCCCGCTCAAGGAGCTGGGCGTCGCCGCGATCTTCACTCCCGGCACCTCCACGGCCGATGTCGTCGCCTGGGTCCGCGAGCACATCCCCCACCCGGCCCAGACCTGA
- a CDS encoding DUF5691 domain-containing protein, whose product MGLGWDDLVGVALLGTERRRPEGMVGDAEEAAAGVLDAAAAGVVRRRAGLRPAVAGERPPIAPEDPRPELPEAARRRLEMLLAARTGRGAAPNLAELLPQWLAAARHEGYAAPPALLPALLDAARARTDLRPDALALAGPRGLWLAALNPDWKFALRAGRTAAGAGAEVGPEAEARVRRLWEEGLFAERVALLTRVRLADPARGLALLESAWRGERAEDRLMFVDALRTGLNPADEAFLEQALSDRSRNVRATAAELLSALPDSALAGRMAARARTCVSLGPDGVVVEAPYECDAAMERDGVVRKAPGGRGERAWWLGQLVDSAPLGTWTSRFGGRTPEEIVALPVLDDWQPDLHAAWCRAAVRQRDAVWARALLGPPPQPAAPVIAVGDPAKLLGILPAGERAAWVAEFVASHGLADAFQMLGVCAVPWAEPLGRAVVDALDIARDAGSYPWSFSGVMGLAERCLDPTQAEQIAMLVASGEETADAAPGARAYWGEAFQRLAGTLRLRATMLAELRAGR is encoded by the coding sequence ATGGGGTTGGGGTGGGACGACCTGGTGGGGGTCGCGTTGCTGGGGACGGAGCGGCGGCGCCCGGAGGGGATGGTCGGGGACGCGGAGGAGGCCGCCGCGGGCGTGCTGGACGCGGCGGCGGCCGGGGTGGTGCGGCGGCGGGCGGGGCTGCGTCCGGCGGTCGCCGGGGAGCGGCCGCCGATCGCGCCGGAGGACCCGCGGCCGGAGCTGCCGGAGGCGGCACGGCGCCGGCTGGAGATGCTGCTCGCCGCCAGGACCGGGCGGGGCGCCGCGCCGAATCTGGCCGAGTTGCTGCCGCAGTGGCTGGCCGCCGCGCGCCACGAGGGGTACGCCGCGCCGCCGGCGCTGCTGCCCGCGCTGCTGGACGCGGCCCGGGCGCGTACCGACCTGCGGCCGGACGCCCTCGCGCTCGCGGGGCCGCGCGGGTTGTGGCTGGCGGCGCTGAACCCGGACTGGAAGTTCGCGCTGCGGGCCGGCCGCACCGCGGCGGGGGCAGGGGCGGAGGTGGGGCCGGAGGCCGAGGCGCGGGTGCGACGGCTGTGGGAGGAGGGGCTGTTCGCCGAGCGTGTCGCGCTGCTCACCCGGGTACGGCTGGCCGATCCGGCGCGGGGCCTGGCCCTGTTGGAGTCCGCGTGGCGCGGTGAACGCGCCGAGGACCGGCTGATGTTCGTGGACGCGCTGCGCACCGGGCTGAATCCGGCGGACGAGGCGTTCCTCGAACAGGCGCTGTCCGACCGCAGCAGGAACGTACGGGCGACGGCGGCCGAGCTGCTGTCCGCGCTGCCGGACTCCGCGCTGGCCGGGCGGATGGCGGCGCGGGCCCGTACGTGCGTGTCGCTCGGCCCGGACGGCGTGGTCGTCGAGGCGCCGTACGAGTGCGACGCCGCGATGGAGCGCGACGGCGTGGTCCGCAAGGCGCCCGGAGGCCGGGGCGAACGCGCCTGGTGGCTGGGGCAGTTGGTGGACTCGGCGCCGTTGGGGACGTGGACGTCGCGGTTCGGCGGGCGCACGCCGGAGGAGATCGTGGCGCTGCCGGTGCTGGACGACTGGCAGCCGGACCTGCACGCCGCGTGGTGCCGTGCGGCGGTCCGGCAGCGGGACGCGGTGTGGGCGCGGGCGCTGCTCGGGCCGCCGCCGCAGCCGGCCGCGCCCGTCATCGCCGTGGGCGACCCGGCGAAGCTCCTCGGCATCCTCCCGGCTGGGGAACGCGCGGCGTGGGTCGCGGAGTTCGTGGCGTCGCACGGGTTGGCGGACGCGTTCCAGATGCTGGGGGTGTGCGCGGTGCCGTGGGCCGAGCCGCTGGGGCGGGCGGTGGTCGACGCGCTGGACATCGCGCGGGACGCGGGGAGTTATCCGTGGAGCTTCAGCGGCGTCATGGGGCTGGCCGAGCGCTGTCTGGACCCGACGCAGGCCGAGCAGATAGCGATGCTCGTCGCCTCCGGCGAGGAGACGGCCGACGCGGCGCCGGGCGCCCGGGCGTACTGGGGCGAGGCGTTCCAACGTCTCGCCGGCACCCTCCGGCTCCGCGCCACGATGCTCGCGGAACTCCGCGCCGGACGCTGA
- a CDS encoding SWIM zinc finger family protein, producing the protein METEARWTVDQVLALAPDDSSRKAGARLATPAPWSGTGAAGSLVWGLCTGSGSRPYQTAVDVSGPAFRCTCPSRKFPCKHALGLLLRWAQGTAAQGGTATVGGVDTAAVPDWVAQWSAARIGDEGSGAKSVGGAAAQGSAAPPPEPPGREAARRRAERRAVRVEGGAVELEQRLTDLLRGGLADADRAGYQPWDEVAARMVDAQAPGLAARVRELAALPASGGDWPSRMLEEAGLLHLLARGYLGRERLPQPLVETVRTRIGFTVDTAEVLAGAAMRERWLVLSVTDTAEDRLTTRRIWLHAEGPGRFALLLSFGAAGRAPELVLPTGAVLDAELAYYPSAVPLRAALGTQYATEPGDGAVPRGVGVAAALDSYGAALADDPWLDAWPVVLSGVVPIPSATRWQLADATGEEAVPLAGAASHWRLAALSGGHPLTVFAEVTPAGARPLAAWPAPSTPPVSLTA; encoded by the coding sequence ATGGAGACCGAGGCACGGTGGACGGTCGATCAGGTGCTCGCGCTCGCGCCTGACGACTCATCACGAAAGGCGGGCGCGCGGCTGGCCACGCCCGCGCCGTGGTCGGGCACCGGCGCGGCCGGTTCGCTGGTGTGGGGCTTGTGCACGGGCAGCGGCAGCCGGCCGTATCAGACGGCCGTGGACGTGAGCGGCCCGGCCTTCCGCTGCACGTGCCCGAGCCGCAAGTTCCCGTGCAAGCACGCGCTGGGACTGCTGCTGCGGTGGGCGCAGGGCACCGCGGCGCAGGGCGGGACGGCCACGGTCGGCGGGGTGGACACGGCGGCCGTGCCGGACTGGGTGGCGCAGTGGTCGGCCGCGCGGATCGGGGACGAAGGGAGCGGGGCGAAGAGCGTGGGCGGGGCCGCGGCGCAGGGGAGCGCGGCCCCGCCCCCGGAACCGCCGGGCCGGGAGGCGGCGCGGCGGCGGGCCGAGCGGCGGGCGGTGCGGGTCGAGGGGGGTGCGGTGGAGTTGGAGCAGCGGCTGACGGATCTGCTGCGCGGCGGGCTGGCCGACGCGGACCGGGCCGGGTATCAGCCGTGGGACGAGGTCGCGGCGCGCATGGTGGACGCGCAGGCGCCCGGACTGGCCGCGCGGGTTCGGGAGTTGGCCGCGCTGCCGGCGAGCGGGGGCGACTGGCCGTCGCGGATGCTGGAGGAGGCCGGGCTGCTGCATCTGCTGGCCCGCGGCTATCTCGGCCGCGAGCGGCTGCCGCAGCCGCTGGTCGAGACGGTCAGGACCCGGATCGGCTTCACGGTCGACACCGCCGAGGTGCTCGCGGGGGCGGCGATGCGCGAGCGGTGGCTGGTCCTGTCCGTCACGGACACCGCCGAGGACCGGCTGACGACGCGGCGGATATGGCTGCACGCCGAGGGGCCGGGCCGGTTCGCGCTGCTGCTGTCGTTCGGGGCGGCCGGGCGCGCGCCCGAACTCGTCCTCCCGACCGGGGCGGTGCTCGACGCGGAGCTGGCCTACTACCCGTCGGCGGTGCCGCTGCGGGCGGCGCTGGGCACGCAGTACGCCACGGAGCCCGGCGACGGTGCGGTCCCCCGCGGCGTCGGCGTCGCGGCCGCGCTCGACTCCTACGGCGCGGCGCTCGCGGACGACCCCTGGCTCGACGCGTGGCCGGTCGTGCTGTCCGGGGTCGTCCCCATACCCTCGGCCACCCGGTGGCAGCTCGCGGACGCCACCGGCGAGGAAGCGGTGCCGTTGGCCGGCGCGGCGTCGCACTGGCGCCTGGCCGCGCTCTCCGGCGGCCACCCGCTCACGGTCTTCGCCGAGGTCACCCCCGCGGGAGCCCGCCCCCTGGCCGCCTGGCCCGCTCCGTCGACGCCACCGGTGTCACTCACCGCCTGA